The following coding sequences are from one Achromobacter sp. B7 window:
- a CDS encoding ABC transporter permease — protein sequence MHTPTDAAVPAAADLPGGGNPQVTAWRQVRQCLKSWPVMLALVVLVAIVAIAVFAPLLGTVDPTFINPGARLKQPFTDYLFGTDAFGRDVWSRVAYGARISLIAGLGAAVVSVAIGLVIGVIAGWFRSLDGLIMRTMDAIMAIPGILLAIALVSVTGASITTVLVAITIPEIPRVVRLVRGQILTVRGEPYVEAALALGTPLPLLLWRHMVPSTIAPLTVQGTYVFASAMLTEAILSFLGAGIPPEIASWGNIMSEGRMYFRMLPGLILFPGLLLSLTVLSVNILGDALRDALDPKMVRRI from the coding sequence ATGCACACGCCAACCGATGCCGCCGTGCCGGCGGCCGCCGACCTCCCCGGAGGCGGCAACCCTCAAGTCACCGCCTGGCGCCAAGTGCGCCAGTGCCTGAAAAGCTGGCCGGTCATGCTGGCGCTGGTGGTGCTGGTTGCCATCGTCGCCATTGCCGTGTTCGCGCCGCTGCTGGGCACGGTGGACCCTACCTTCATCAACCCGGGCGCGCGCCTGAAGCAGCCCTTTACCGACTACCTGTTCGGCACCGACGCCTTTGGCCGAGACGTCTGGTCGCGCGTGGCCTACGGCGCGCGCATCTCGCTGATCGCGGGCCTGGGCGCCGCCGTCGTCAGCGTGGCCATCGGGCTGGTCATCGGCGTCATTGCTGGTTGGTTCCGTTCGCTGGACGGGCTGATCATGCGCACCATGGACGCCATCATGGCCATTCCCGGCATCCTGCTGGCAATTGCCCTGGTGTCGGTTACCGGCGCCAGTATCACGACCGTGCTTGTCGCCATCACCATCCCGGAAATTCCCCGGGTGGTGCGGCTGGTGCGCGGGCAGATCCTGACGGTGCGCGGCGAACCCTATGTGGAAGCCGCGCTGGCGTTGGGCACGCCCTTGCCGCTGCTGCTGTGGCGGCACATGGTGCCCAGCACCATCGCGCCGCTGACGGTGCAAGGCACCTACGTGTTCGCCTCCGCCATGCTGACCGAGGCCATCCTCAGCTTCCTGGGCGCGGGCATCCCGCCCGAGATCGCGTCGTGGGGCAACATCATGTCCGAAGGCCGCATGTATTTCCGCATGCTGCCAGGCCTGATTCTCTTTCCTGGCCTGCTTCTGTCGCTGACCGTGCTTAGCGTGAACATCCTGGGTGACGCCCTGCGCGATGCGCTGGACCCGAAAATGGTGCGCAGGATCTGA
- a CDS encoding ABC transporter permease yields MLAFVSRRLLATIPVLVMVAVVVFAILRFSPGDPAIIMAGDGATPERIVQIRQTMGLDQPVIKQFFIWGGKLLQGDLGTSLMSGVPVTKLIAQRLEPSLSLAVLTLVFTLLVAIPLGILAAWRQGRLLDRAVMGFSVLGFSVPVFVTGYLLIWLFAIKLGWFNVQGYAPLDKGFWPYLHRLILPSLALSTVYVALIARITRTSVIEVMGEDFIRTARSKGLGETGVLLGHALRNAAVPIATVVGLGIALLISGVVVTESVFNIPGLGRLVVEAVLARDYPVIQGLTLFFAFVYVFINLVVDCAYTVFDPRIRY; encoded by the coding sequence ATGCTGGCATTTGTCTCACGCCGGCTCCTCGCGACCATCCCCGTTCTGGTGATGGTCGCGGTGGTGGTCTTCGCGATATTGCGTTTCAGCCCGGGCGACCCGGCCATCATCATGGCGGGCGACGGCGCCACGCCTGAACGTATCGTCCAGATACGGCAGACGATGGGCCTGGACCAACCGGTCATCAAACAATTCTTCATCTGGGGCGGCAAGCTCCTGCAAGGCGATCTGGGCACCTCGCTCATGTCCGGCGTGCCGGTCACCAAACTGATCGCGCAACGCCTGGAACCGTCCTTGAGCCTGGCGGTGCTGACCCTGGTGTTCACGCTGCTGGTTGCCATTCCGCTGGGCATCCTGGCGGCATGGCGGCAAGGCCGCCTGCTGGATCGGGCCGTGATGGGCTTTTCGGTGCTGGGCTTTTCAGTGCCGGTGTTCGTCACGGGGTACCTGCTGATCTGGCTGTTCGCCATCAAGCTGGGGTGGTTCAACGTGCAGGGCTATGCGCCGCTGGACAAGGGTTTCTGGCCCTATCTGCACCGGCTCATCCTGCCGTCACTGGCCTTGTCCACGGTCTATGTAGCGTTGATTGCGCGCATCACGCGCACCAGCGTCATCGAGGTCATGGGCGAAGACTTCATCCGCACGGCGCGCTCCAAGGGCCTGGGTGAAACCGGTGTGCTGCTGGGCCACGCGCTGCGCAACGCCGCCGTGCCCATCGCCACCGTCGTGGGCCTGGGCATCGCGCTGCTGATCAGCGGCGTGGTCGTGACTGAATCGGTGTTCAACATCCCCGGCCTGGGCCGGTTGGTGGTGGAAGCCGTGCTGGCGCGCGACTACCCCGTCATCCAGGGGCTGACGCTGTTCTTCGCGTTCGTCTACGTGTTCATCAATCTGGTTGTCGATTGCGCCTACACGGTGTTCGACCCGCGCATCCGCTACTAG
- a CDS encoding ABC transporter substrate-binding protein, with translation MLKFVRAAALAGATLMMAHGAYAETVIKSVMHSPLRLTDPHATTAYITTWHGYMIYDTLLATDADNKIQPQMLEKWEVSPDGKTYTMTLRDGQKWHDGKPVTSEDCVASIKRWAAGDGMGRTLLKFTDKIEVIDDKNFRIVMKEPTDLALRALSKPTGTAPFMMPKRIAEQAIGQPITDMTGSGPFKVIEFKPGVKTVYAKNADYVPRKEPASGLAGGKVVNVDKVEWDVMPDALTTANALLGGEIDFVEQFPYDLLPMIEGNKDLKEESLSPVGYFTMYRFNFKYPPFNNKKIRQAAMYAIGQEDVMKALVGNPKYWKTCASLWGCGTPMESDIGKEVVVPSNIEKAKALLKEAGYDNTPILVMHATDVGTLSAQPVVMAQALRKAGFNVNLAAMDWQSVATRRASKAAPAEGGWNIHNTNWYATDVMDPVRSAPAAANGDNAWFGWPDMPQVEELRTKFALTSDPAEQKKIADELQRIGIDEGLYVPLGQMSVPTVYSTKLSGLVHAPVFAFWNVKKAP, from the coding sequence ATGCTCAAGTTTGTTCGAGCGGCCGCGTTGGCCGGTGCAACGTTGATGATGGCTCACGGCGCTTACGCCGAAACCGTCATCAAGTCCGTCATGCACTCGCCGTTGCGCTTGACCGACCCGCACGCCACCACCGCGTACATCACGACGTGGCACGGCTACATGATCTACGACACCTTGCTGGCCACCGACGCCGACAACAAGATCCAGCCGCAAATGCTTGAGAAGTGGGAAGTCTCGCCGGACGGCAAGACCTACACGATGACCTTGCGCGACGGCCAGAAGTGGCACGACGGCAAGCCCGTCACGTCCGAAGACTGCGTGGCCTCGATCAAGCGCTGGGCCGCCGGCGACGGCATGGGCCGCACGCTGCTCAAGTTCACCGACAAGATCGAAGTCATTGACGACAAGAATTTCCGCATCGTCATGAAAGAGCCCACGGACCTGGCGCTGCGCGCGCTGTCCAAGCCGACGGGCACCGCGCCGTTCATGATGCCCAAGCGCATCGCCGAACAGGCCATCGGCCAGCCCATCACCGACATGACCGGCTCCGGTCCGTTCAAGGTGATCGAATTCAAGCCCGGCGTGAAAACCGTGTATGCCAAGAACGCCGACTACGTGCCGCGCAAGGAACCGGCCAGCGGCCTGGCCGGCGGCAAGGTCGTGAACGTGGACAAGGTTGAATGGGACGTCATGCCCGATGCGCTGACCACCGCCAACGCGCTGCTGGGCGGCGAAATCGACTTCGTCGAACAGTTCCCGTATGACCTGTTGCCGATGATCGAAGGCAACAAGGACTTGAAGGAAGAGTCCCTGAGCCCGGTCGGCTACTTCACGATGTACCGCTTCAACTTCAAGTACCCGCCCTTCAACAACAAGAAAATCCGCCAGGCCGCGATGTACGCCATCGGCCAGGAAGACGTGATGAAGGCGCTGGTGGGCAATCCCAAGTACTGGAAGACGTGCGCGTCGCTGTGGGGCTGCGGCACGCCGATGGAAAGCGACATCGGCAAGGAAGTCGTGGTGCCCTCGAACATCGAAAAGGCCAAGGCCTTGCTGAAGGAAGCGGGCTACGACAACACGCCCATCCTGGTCATGCACGCCACCGACGTGGGCACCCTGTCCGCGCAACCGGTGGTGATGGCGCAGGCGTTGCGCAAGGCCGGCTTCAACGTCAACCTGGCTGCCATGGACTGGCAAAGCGTGGCCACGCGCCGCGCCTCCAAGGCCGCACCGGCTGAAGGCGGCTGGAACATCCACAACACCAACTGGTACGCCACCGACGTGATGGACCCGGTGCGTTCCGCGCCCGCCGCCGCCAACGGCGACAACGCCTGGTTTGGCTGGCCCGACATGCCGCAAGTGGAAGAACTGCGCACCAAATTCGCGCTGACTTCCGACCCGGCCGAGCAAAAGAAAATCGCCGACGAATTGCAGCGCATCGGCATCGACGAAGGCCTGTACGTGCCGCTGGGCCAGATGTCCGTGCCCACCGTCTATTCGACCAAGCTCTCGGGCCTGGTGCATGCACCGGTCTTTGCGTTCTGGAACGTCAAGAAAGCTCCTTAA